In Candidatus Manganitrophaceae bacterium, the genomic stretch CACCATTGTGATCTCGAAGGCGACCTGTAGAGAGGCCCCGGTCGCCTTTTGGACCTGAAAGATGACGGCGTCGATGGGATGATGCTCATCGGTAATCCCCCCATTAATAATGGTTCACAGAAGTAGAGCCTGTGTTGCCAGCGTCAATTTTTGATAGGGTGTAATTCCTCCAATCGCCATATTAGGCCGATTATTGTTGTAAAGCCATAACCATCGTGTCGCAGTTTCTTGT encodes the following:
- a CDS encoding ATP-dependent Clp protease adaptor ClpS; the protein is MINGGITDEHHPIDAVIFQVQKATGASLQVAFEITMVAHTKGRAACFTGTREECERVANILKEINLIVEIEQAG